A window of the Pedobacter frigiditerrae genome harbors these coding sequences:
- a CDS encoding ATP-binding protein, whose protein sequence is MRFKIILFLLGLTSFNAMAVLQDSYSPKIANSKKAKEYYNYSYRLFNYIQTKGKFADFQDLLKISKKGLSFTKSSDFKNLSGLQFLTGMTYKILLNHDSALYYLKNSMMNAQRGNELDIEISSIQQINYLYRYLGQVEATDPYIKRLNVLRNEIKDLYLKDKVISALSDDFLHRGAYTQAVELLLGSLSTKEYLYKQKKDYKARINLGLAFSELGSLYLQLNQNQNALSFLKKGEPYFIDYTGGRVRLYRKMEQAYLNLSKIDSATLYYNKIYTEMKVGIYESAEDLSSANRLFAEYFLVKQNIPMAIKYGNIAYQKGLASDSKEAILMAINMMGNLSFQQKKYDEAIRYFEKALPNSNNFSKDIFASINLRLAQSYEHIGDYKRANLFYNKYNLLRDNIYLEKTKEDLNVIEFKYKNAQKEQRISFLNVQSKDQEKQLIRQKQYKTILIISVFLVLIIAILIFYNYKNKQKINLLLDKKNRLLDIVNSQLLVANQTKAKLFSIISHDLRSPVSQLFTFLKVQQVNPISEEEKLNHQKKLLIAASNVLITMEDLLLWSKSQMENFELDLEEIDILSLFEQTIGLMQNQADAKNIEIRLGEIELKSINSDENLLVIVLRNLLQNAINHSLENSSILLNAGFDKERRPFVSITNKGATISKEKIEEILNNHNVKSRSSGYGLVIVKELLQKINGVLQIESSLDATLITIRFN, encoded by the coding sequence ATGAGATTTAAAATAATTTTATTTTTATTGGGCTTAACATCTTTCAATGCTATGGCAGTATTGCAAGATAGCTATTCGCCTAAAATTGCTAATTCAAAAAAAGCGAAAGAGTATTACAACTATAGTTATCGACTCTTTAATTACATACAAACAAAAGGAAAATTTGCTGATTTCCAAGACTTGTTAAAAATTTCAAAAAAAGGACTTTCTTTTACAAAATCTAGTGATTTTAAAAACCTTTCTGGCTTGCAGTTCTTAACTGGAATGACGTATAAAATTCTCTTAAACCACGATAGTGCTTTGTACTACTTAAAAAACAGTATGATGAATGCACAACGTGGAAATGAGTTAGATATAGAGATTTCTAGCATTCAACAAATTAACTATTTATACCGTTATCTTGGGCAAGTTGAAGCAACTGACCCCTACATCAAACGGTTAAATGTTTTACGGAATGAGATTAAAGATCTTTATTTAAAAGATAAAGTGATATCGGCCTTAAGTGATGATTTTTTGCATAGAGGTGCATATACTCAAGCTGTAGAGCTATTGTTGGGCTCTCTATCTACAAAAGAATATCTGTATAAACAGAAGAAAGATTATAAAGCGAGGATAAATCTAGGCTTAGCATTTTCAGAACTAGGAAGTTTATACTTACAGTTAAATCAAAACCAAAATGCCTTAAGTTTTCTCAAAAAGGGAGAGCCGTATTTTATAGATTACACAGGAGGTAGAGTAAGGTTGTATAGAAAGATGGAACAGGCATATTTGAACCTTTCTAAAATTGATAGTGCAACCCTTTATTACAATAAGATTTATACAGAAATGAAGGTAGGTATTTATGAATCTGCTGAAGATTTAAGTAGTGCAAATAGACTATTTGCAGAATATTTCCTTGTAAAACAAAATATACCAATGGCTATTAAGTATGGAAACATAGCCTATCAAAAAGGCTTAGCTTCAGATAGCAAAGAGGCAATTTTAATGGCAATTAATATGATGGGAAACTTGTCATTTCAACAAAAAAAATATGATGAAGCCATACGGTATTTTGAAAAGGCATTACCTAATTCTAATAACTTTAGTAAAGATATTTTTGCTAGTATTAATTTACGATTGGCTCAGAGTTATGAGCATATTGGCGATTATAAAAGAGCCAATTTATTTTACAATAAATATAATTTACTAAGAGATAATATTTACCTCGAAAAAACCAAAGAAGACCTTAACGTTATAGAGTTTAAATACAAGAATGCCCAAAAGGAGCAAAGGATATCCTTTCTAAATGTGCAGAGTAAAGATCAAGAAAAACAACTGATAAGGCAAAAACAATATAAAACTATACTCATCATAAGTGTGTTTTTAGTGCTTATTATTGCTATATTGATTTTTTACAACTATAAAAATAAGCAAAAGATAAATTTACTGTTAGATAAAAAAAATCGACTGTTAGATATTGTGAATTCTCAACTATTAGTTGCTAATCAAACCAAAGCAAAATTATTTAGTATTATATCTCATGATTTAAGGAGCCCAGTTAGTCAATTGTTTACTTTTTTAAAGGTGCAACAAGTAAATCCAATTTCAGAAGAGGAAAAACTTAACCATCAAAAGAAGTTATTGATTGCCGCTTCTAATGTGCTAATTACAATGGAAGATCTGTTACTGTGGTCTAAAAGTCAGATGGAAAATTTTGAGTTGGACTTAGAAGAAATCGATATATTATCACTTTTCGAACAAACTATTGGGTTAATGCAAAATCAGGCAGATGCCAAAAATATAGAAATTAGGTTAGGAGAAATAGAGTTAAAAAGTATAAATAGTGACGAAAATCTCTTGGTAATCGTTCTTAGAAACCTTTTACAAAATGCTATTAACCATTCTCTTGAAAATTCTTCAATTTTATTAAATGCAGGCTTTGATAAAGAAAGAAGACCTTTTGTCTCTATAACTAACAAAGGCGCCACCATATCAAAAGAAAAAATAGAAGAAATTTTAAATAACCATAACGTAAAAAGTAGGTCGTCTGGATATGGTTTGGTGATTGTTAAAGAACTCTTACAAAAAATAAATGGAGTTTTACAAATAGAAAGCTCATTGGATGCTACATTAATAACCATTCGCTTCAACTAA
- a CDS encoding carboxypeptidase-like regulatory domain-containing protein encodes MQNILPLIKDFKRIIFSLFLILAFGYNALGQSAAPQVSINVNILPPYSPYYSDYSGTNAGKVLLIVRNLTSIQKRIKLTGELKGNNGIRISTKSTYIPLQPIILQPNETKQLNGAALRDVFDLNSLNVYGIDKVKLVQTSRLPEGDYTFCLQAVDMDNNQVITNTAPQGCTSVTIAYPEAPILINPSANGSVFSRTPQSVVFNWINPGFAPMGTQYVLQVAEMPLISTDPNQVLNSASFPLVNKTLNGFSYILSPADPPLIAGKRYAWRVKAIDPSGKIIFKNGGISQANIFNYSSPINLAAAPTLINPQQNAIITTIDKEAMFKWSDNAVGKTTYLLQVAEMPGSGGNAEQILSLNKFVINQTVSDLSYALPSNTPLIIGKRYAWRVSKVDPYSKAPLKVGGASQINVFSYNIKDIVEPPVLISPIANAKVTLTSPQNVTFNWDFKTKGYFRYNFQLVELATPISNPSQAFDKGVFLISKDILYANTLTITNTDALLKAGKTYAWRVRANDLGVSTSIKNDGYSTINIFDYTILKNEEKLPLAPVITSPKFAEVVAQQNDFSQPKINITWDKSNTLSPATYEIRIVKLIPGFDATSTLDNNVQVMLSYKQMLNSFTLLPPAANEDIIYARNHGRIKLEEDNTYAIQIIASGNAPDGKLLRIENLGKSNIIEFKYKGAPKPVAPAPPTPILSTIAGKLFYRFKVEGESPVKRALNFPTIKSMQQPDLSAGFNKDGTPKSYITVDSYDNNNFPSYFENNTFPIGINIHPLKNVKLNFVYVVMESQTKNPKNLKELKPYLGQTAMYTLVLNGEKVYATRDVGTTTLKEDGSFSHTFVNNYKIGYIGTDKNVSYFGFIRLIVGKHHPPGDDSELSDERYFTSPDVYALPQVGKTVTLPDDIVFVKSYNYTVRVVSDKTKDQAVNAGLPLSNYPVQMLDSHSSMSFSGPLENQGKGVFKDTSDPIDNKATMPWEADAESYAAQTYKTKDDDLKNQDLPLVAIAKTDASGYAKFTNLLIVHSHLPYVPINPLEGNFNYQSQNGEMLKGGTVGDLYAKFNSDFIIETKVAIKPIVVKPKLPEIYLRAITVQNGFSQPVPYATVHILGYTNDNFKKPVEDEYFKTDVNGYLQVKNLIANRLRTIVISKVGFADKSVAVNQNISLGQRFPESVEQVMVGAGAVVGTVVNEKGQPVMANVKVGNGPYVKTYNNGVFYIENTQSGYPGVTIAPLVDNYFGETSYPNIKPNEYTLITNNLGKQNGTIVLKEKLHRIIFKVVNVDDGKGMSSYVGVGNNTLEYFSSDPYTGLTKEFAVASPGDEFKVRVVANGFVTYEDYVKIPISKDAGAPILIQLKKAQIISGIVKDAITGAPIAGARVYTINGTNADGEVQNWTLSGVDGKYTLYGAINPKAWIDFLQSYLELPIKVYAVKSGTPGYVRSIIDASPASSNADFSLTPLDVKAEIWGLPIEVHSLVQQSYHTSIITGAFVKLPSNNSFKTTFSDAKLPFKQLAVQRNKNGFTPAVDVIDIEAASLKIMAYEKYATELIASDQENVFNKLSIKRVDSYGALTGYLVSELSNFNFSYKYTGKFLVGKTIKKPNSYFTENIPTKVFSAMPNYTTNSSYTLQALYGKSDFMVHNFKANLISGSSLSANGFDMKAEVSLNVPLLGATTLPAGSFIVTQNNIEWKQYNGNINIPLEKWAILGTGLSYDINQGGFRVVNGTLKTSLPQVSLKDLIIMPTSVDLGISKLTGNEALTLANVTPLKLASDAKMTLNYDPAAPFDQKPHYRLNLTSSGETVAYINDLPGMGNSRVNINMLSDYSDGKHKSIIVAPTKINYYNVLSQDVTGIEVADNFFTLMGNTNLEIPGAPANVTGRFKYLKNPSSQYADKNGNVLVVEKLQTEVEMEGKVKFEGNSFQLSQNNLSIEGNVLIYKNGPADAIKGIKGLLTKTPSSIEMKFLPQQKILMGEKNIEIVSGGNSVSNKKWSLVNFVGQPKNFVNTQGKSLFAAGGDLIDFQVNGAIKNTGGKGLQLDGISTPFGNLDITFDFDKASFSGTLNLVNANLPIGPVTINDANINLQIDKNGFLIVGIVTDASVTALPSCIAGGFKSGIALGYYSSPFPSYLSQKLLGVTLNSQLPSALNNGLKGFYVNVMKSLDKNALPKLPGPSLNDIPLIGSFVPVFDFSAGVDVGFVLDLDGSKTVSISGMAFANASCLYDLELCTIGLSGGATGNILLTYDNSGLGGTLSFGIEANIHFCLGQVGVKPKLVLKKDGSGFSFKPSLN; translated from the coding sequence ATGCAAAACATTTTACCTTTGATTAAAGACTTTAAAAGAATAATCTTTTCATTATTCTTAATTCTCGCCTTTGGCTATAATGCATTGGGACAATCAGCTGCTCCCCAAGTTAGCATTAATGTAAATATTCTTCCTCCATATTCTCCATATTATTCAGATTATTCGGGTACAAACGCAGGCAAAGTGTTGTTGATCGTTAGAAACTTAACATCAATACAAAAAAGAATTAAACTAACAGGTGAGTTAAAAGGCAATAATGGAATAAGAATTTCTACCAAATCAACTTATATTCCTTTACAACCAATTATTTTACAACCTAACGAAACTAAACAATTAAACGGCGCTGCACTTCGAGACGTTTTCGATTTAAACTCTTTAAATGTATACGGAATTGACAAGGTAAAACTAGTACAAACTTCTAGGCTACCAGAAGGGGATTACACTTTTTGTTTACAGGCGGTAGATATGGATAATAATCAGGTAATTACCAATACTGCTCCCCAAGGTTGTACAAGCGTAACGATAGCTTATCCAGAAGCGCCAATACTAATTAATCCTTCAGCTAATGGCTCTGTTTTTTCAAGAACTCCCCAAAGTGTGGTTTTTAATTGGATAAACCCTGGTTTTGCACCAATGGGTACGCAATATGTTTTGCAAGTTGCAGAAATGCCATTAATTTCTACCGATCCCAATCAGGTTTTAAATAGTGCTTCATTTCCCTTGGTTAATAAAACATTAAATGGATTTTCTTACATTTTGTCTCCAGCAGATCCACCTCTTATTGCAGGGAAAAGATATGCTTGGAGAGTAAAAGCGATTGATCCTAGCGGAAAGATAATTTTTAAAAATGGTGGAATAAGTCAGGCTAATATATTTAATTATTCAAGCCCAATTAACCTTGCTGCTGCCCCAACATTAATAAATCCACAGCAAAATGCAATCATCACTACAATTGATAAAGAAGCCATGTTTAAGTGGTCAGACAATGCAGTTGGAAAAACCACATACCTGTTGCAGGTAGCAGAAATGCCAGGTTCTGGAGGAAACGCTGAGCAGATACTTAGCTTAAACAAGTTTGTTATCAATCAAACGGTTAGCGATTTGAGTTACGCATTACCTTCAAATACTCCATTGATTATTGGTAAAAGGTACGCATGGAGAGTGAGTAAAGTAGATCCTTATTCTAAAGCTCCATTAAAAGTTGGAGGAGCAAGTCAAATTAATGTTTTCTCATATAATATAAAAGATATAGTTGAACCACCTGTTTTAATTAGTCCTATTGCTAACGCAAAAGTTACTTTAACCTCACCTCAAAATGTAACTTTTAATTGGGATTTTAAAACTAAAGGGTATTTTAGATATAATTTTCAGCTGGTAGAGCTGGCAACGCCAATATCAAACCCATCCCAAGCATTTGATAAGGGCGTTTTTTTAATTAGTAAAGATATTCTCTATGCTAACACCTTAACAATAACAAACACCGACGCATTGCTAAAGGCAGGTAAAACTTACGCCTGGAGAGTAAGAGCTAATGATTTGGGAGTATCTACCTCAATTAAAAATGATGGTTATAGTACTATAAATATTTTTGACTATACGATTTTAAAAAATGAAGAAAAATTACCACTAGCTCCAGTAATTACTAGTCCGAAATTTGCTGAAGTTGTTGCTCAACAAAACGATTTTTCACAACCAAAAATTAACATCACATGGGATAAATCTAATACGTTAAGCCCTGCAACATACGAAATAAGGATAGTAAAGTTAATACCAGGATTTGATGCTACAAGTACTTTGGATAACAATGTTCAAGTGATGCTTTCTTACAAGCAAATGCTTAATAGTTTTACCTTACTACCTCCTGCCGCTAATGAAGATATAATTTATGCAAGAAATCATGGCAGGATAAAACTTGAAGAAGATAATACCTATGCTATTCAGATAATTGCTAGTGGTAATGCACCAGATGGCAAATTGCTTCGAATAGAAAATTTAGGTAAGAGTAACATTATTGAATTTAAATATAAAGGAGCTCCAAAGCCAGTAGCACCAGCGCCACCAACACCAATTTTGAGTACTATTGCCGGCAAATTATTTTATAGGTTTAAAGTTGAAGGTGAGTCACCTGTAAAAAGAGCACTTAACTTTCCAACCATTAAGTCGATGCAACAACCCGACTTAAGTGCTGGCTTCAACAAAGATGGAACTCCAAAAAGCTATATAACTGTTGATTCTTATGATAACAACAATTTTCCAAGCTACTTCGAAAACAATACTTTTCCTATTGGGATAAATATTCATCCTTTAAAAAATGTAAAGCTGAATTTTGTGTACGTCGTAATGGAGAGCCAAACTAAAAATCCTAAAAATCTTAAGGAATTAAAACCTTATTTGGGGCAAACCGCCATGTATACTTTAGTATTAAATGGAGAAAAAGTATATGCCACTAGAGACGTCGGAACAACAACTTTAAAAGAAGATGGAAGTTTTAGCCATACGTTTGTAAATAATTATAAAATTGGATATATAGGTACTGATAAAAATGTTAGCTATTTCGGATTTATTAGATTGATTGTGGGAAAACATCATCCTCCTGGCGATGACAGCGAATTAAGTGATGAACGTTATTTTACAAGTCCGGATGTTTATGCATTGCCTCAAGTAGGTAAAACAGTTACATTACCAGATGATATTGTCTTTGTTAAAAGCTACAATTATACTGTAAGAGTTGTAAGTGATAAAACTAAAGATCAAGCGGTTAATGCTGGGCTGCCTTTATCGAATTACCCTGTTCAAATGTTGGATAGCCATAGTTCTATGTCTTTTTCTGGCCCATTAGAAAATCAAGGTAAGGGAGTATTTAAGGATACTTCTGATCCTATAGATAATAAAGCAACGATGCCATGGGAGGCAGATGCAGAAAGTTATGCAGCTCAGACTTATAAAACAAAAGACGATGACTTAAAAAATCAGGATTTGCCACTTGTTGCTATTGCGAAAACTGATGCGTCGGGTTATGCAAAATTTACAAATTTATTAATTGTACATAGCCATCTTCCGTATGTTCCAATTAATCCATTAGAAGGTAATTTTAACTATCAATCTCAAAACGGAGAAATGTTAAAAGGCGGAACGGTTGGAGATTTATACGCTAAATTTAATAGTGATTTTATTATTGAGACCAAAGTTGCAATCAAACCAATTGTTGTAAAACCCAAATTACCTGAGATATACTTAAGAGCCATTACTGTGCAAAATGGTTTTAGTCAACCAGTACCTTATGCCACTGTGCATATATTAGGTTATACTAACGATAATTTTAAGAAACCTGTTGAAGATGAGTATTTTAAAACAGATGTAAATGGCTATCTACAAGTAAAGAATTTAATTGCAAACCGCTTGCGTACTATTGTTATTTCTAAAGTAGGTTTTGCAGATAAGTCTGTAGCGGTTAATCAAAATATATCCTTAGGCCAACGTTTTCCTGAATCAGTGGAGCAAGTTATGGTTGGGGCAGGGGCGGTTGTTGGAACAGTGGTTAATGAAAAGGGGCAACCAGTAATGGCGAATGTAAAAGTTGGAAATGGGCCTTATGTAAAAACTTATAACAATGGAGTTTTCTATATAGAAAATACACAAAGCGGTTATCCAGGTGTTACAATTGCCCCTCTCGTAGATAATTATTTTGGAGAAACTTCTTATCCTAATATTAAGCCAAATGAATATACGTTAATTACTAATAATTTAGGTAAACAGAATGGGACCATTGTTCTAAAAGAAAAACTGCATCGTATTATTTTTAAAGTAGTAAATGTAGATGATGGCAAGGGCATGAGCAGTTACGTTGGAGTTGGTAATAACACCCTAGAATATTTTTCAAGCGACCCTTATACTGGCTTAACAAAAGAATTTGCCGTCGCAAGCCCAGGAGACGAATTTAAAGTTCGAGTAGTTGCAAATGGTTTTGTAACATACGAAGATTATGTAAAAATACCAATTAGCAAGGACGCAGGAGCTCCAATTCTTATACAACTGAAAAAGGCGCAAATAATAAGTGGTATTGTTAAAGATGCCATTACTGGTGCTCCAATTGCAGGCGCTAGGGTATATACAATAAATGGCACAAATGCGGATGGAGAGGTTCAAAATTGGACTTTAAGTGGTGTTGATGGAAAGTATACCTTATATGGGGCAATTAATCCGAAGGCTTGGATTGATTTCCTTCAATCTTATTTAGAACTACCCATCAAGGTTTATGCAGTAAAAAGTGGTACACCTGGCTATGTTAGATCAATAATAGATGCCTCTCCCGCTAGTTCTAATGCAGATTTTTCATTAACACCTTTAGATGTTAAGGCAGAAATTTGGGGATTGCCAATTGAAGTTCATTCTTTGGTGCAACAAAGTTATCATACATCAATTATAACAGGCGCATTTGTTAAATTACCTAGTAACAATAGTTTTAAAACAACGTTTAGCGATGCTAAATTGCCATTTAAACAATTGGCCGTACAACGTAATAAAAACGGTTTTACACCAGCAGTCGATGTAATTGATATTGAAGCTGCCTCATTAAAAATAATGGCGTATGAAAAATATGCAACTGAACTTATTGCTTCAGATCAGGAGAATGTTTTTAATAAACTCTCTATCAAAAGAGTGGACAGTTATGGTGCCCTAACAGGTTATTTGGTTTCAGAATTGTCAAACTTTAATTTCAGCTATAAATACACAGGGAAATTCTTAGTAGGTAAAACTATTAAAAAACCCAACAGCTATTTTACAGAGAATATACCAACAAAGGTGTTTTCGGCCATGCCAAATTATACAACAAATAGTAGTTATACCTTACAGGCTTTATATGGTAAGAGTGATTTTATGGTTCATAATTTTAAAGCGAACCTTATTTCAGGCTCTTCATTAAGTGCAAATGGCTTTGATATGAAAGCCGAAGTTTCCTTAAATGTTCCACTTTTAGGTGCAACAACTTTACCAGCGGGAAGTTTTATCGTAACTCAAAACAATATAGAATGGAAACAGTATAATGGAAATATCAATATTCCTTTAGAAAAATGGGCTATTTTAGGAACAGGGCTATCTTATGATATCAATCAAGGAGGCTTTAGAGTAGTAAATGGCACTTTAAAAACAAGCTTACCACAAGTGTCACTTAAAGATTTAATCATTATGCCAACATCTGTTGATTTGGGGATATCTAAATTAACAGGAAATGAAGCTTTAACGTTAGCAAATGTTACACCATTGAAATTAGCTTCGGATGCAAAAATGACGTTAAATTATGATCCTGCTGCACCATTTGATCAAAAACCTCATTATCGTTTAAATCTTACGAGTAGTGGTGAAACGGTGGCTTATATAAATGATTTACCTGGAATGGGCAACTCACGCGTAAATATTAATATGTTAAGTGATTATAGCGATGGAAAGCATAAATCCATTATTGTTGCACCTACAAAAATTAATTATTACAATGTGTTGTCGCAAGATGTTACTGGTATTGAGGTTGCAGATAATTTCTTTACGCTAATGGGAAATACCAATTTAGAAATACCTGGTGCACCAGCAAACGTTACGGGTAGATTTAAATATTTGAAAAACCCTTCTAGTCAATATGCCGATAAAAATGGAAATGTTTTAGTGGTAGAAAAATTGCAAACTGAGGTTGAAATGGAAGGGAAAGTTAAATTTGAAGGTAATTCATTTCAACTTTCTCAAAATAATCTATCAATAGAAGGAAATGTTTTAATCTATAAAAATGGACCAGCTGATGCCATTAAGGGTATTAAGGGTTTACTGACCAAAACACCAAGTTCTATAGAAATGAAATTCTTGCCACAGCAAAAAATTCTAATGGGAGAAAAGAACATTGAAATTGTAAGTGGTGGAAACTCTGTGTCAAATAAAAAATGGAGTTTAGTGAACTTTGTAGGGCAACCGAAAAACTTCGTTAATACACAAGGTAAAAGTTTATTTGCAGCTGGTGGGGATTTAATAGATTTCCAAGTAAATGGTGCTATTAAAAATACGGGAGGAAAGGGGTTACAACTTGATGGAATTAGCACACCATTTGGAAACCTTGATATCACTTTTGATTTTGACAAAGCATCATTCAGTGGCACATTAAATTTAGTAAATGCTAATTTACCAATTGGTCCGGTAACAATTAATGATGCAAATATTAATTTACAAATCGACAAAAATGGTTTCTTGATAGTAGGTATTGTAACTGATGCATCGGTAACTGCTTTGCCAAGTTGCATAGCAGGAGGGTTTAAAAGTGGTATTGCACTAGGTTATTATTCATCCCCGTTCCCAAGTTATCTATCTCAAAAACTATTAGGTGTTACACTTAACAGCCAATTGCCATCTGCGCTTAACAATGGTTTAAAAGGTTTTTATGTTAACGTAATGAAATCTCTGGATAAAAATGCATTACCGAAATTGCCTGGCCCAAGTTTGAATGATATTCCTTTAATAGGCTCATTTGTTCCCGTGTTTGATTTTTCAGCAGGAGTTGATGTTGGTTTTGTACTGGATTTAGATGGTTCAAAAACTGTAAGTATCAGCGGCATGGCTTTTG